In Candidatus Defluviibacterium haderslevense, the following are encoded in one genomic region:
- a CDS encoding aldo/keto reductase, with protein sequence MIYRYLGKSGVQVSLLSFGSWLTFAKQIDDHIAEDLMVCAYEHGVNFFDNAEIYSKGQSEIVMGSILKKLAWDRTSYMVSSKVFFGDGRNKPNQTGLSRKHIFEACHDALKRFQMDYLDLFFCHRPDKHTPIEETVWAMNQLIQQGKILYWGTSEWSAQEIMEAHMVAKDLRLIGPTMEQPQYNMLHRTKVEVEFKQIYKTVGLGTTIWSPLASGLLTDKYANSIPTDTRMNIEGLEWLKDRTVTEENLTVVRNLSKFSKELGVSLANLALAWCIQNLNVSTAILGASKIEQLEENFKALEILPLLTAEVNEKIEAILGNKPLHPLY encoded by the coding sequence ATGATATATAGATATTTAGGAAAATCTGGAGTTCAAGTTAGTCTTTTATCTTTTGGTTCATGGTTGACTTTTGCAAAACAAATTGATGATCATATTGCTGAAGATTTAATGGTTTGTGCATATGAACACGGGGTGAATTTTTTTGACAATGCGGAAATTTATTCAAAAGGACAATCTGAAATAGTCATGGGATCCATACTTAAAAAATTAGCATGGGATCGCACCAGTTATATGGTTTCAAGTAAAGTGTTCTTTGGAGATGGCAGAAATAAGCCCAATCAAACAGGATTGAGCCGGAAGCATATTTTTGAAGCATGCCATGATGCTTTGAAGAGATTTCAAATGGATTATCTCGATTTGTTTTTTTGTCATAGGCCAGATAAGCATACTCCAATTGAAGAAACAGTATGGGCTATGAACCAATTGATTCAACAGGGCAAAATTTTATATTGGGGAACATCAGAATGGTCGGCTCAGGAAATTATGGAAGCACATATGGTTGCCAAAGATCTTAGACTCATTGGTCCAACTATGGAACAACCACAATATAATATGTTACACAGAACTAAAGTGGAGGTTGAGTTCAAACAAATTTATAAAACGGTTGGCTTAGGCACTACGATTTGGTCACCCTTGGCATCGGGACTACTTACTGACAAATACGCGAATTCCATTCCAACCGACACTAGGATGAATATTGAAGGTTTGGAATGGTTAAAGGATCGTACGGTTACTGAAGAAAATCTAACTGTAGTTAGAAATTTATCAAAATTTTCAAAAGAACTTGGAGTAAGCTTAGCCAATCTGGCATTAGCTTGGTGTATTCAAAATCTTAATGTAAGTACAGCTATTTTAGGAGCATCCAAAATCGAACAATTGGAAGAGAATTTTAAAGCTTTAGAAATATTACCATTATTGACTGCTGAAGTAAATGAAAAAATTGAAGCAATTTTAGGCAATAAACCACTTCATCCCCTGTATTAA
- a CDS encoding T9SS type A sorting domain-containing protein: MKKRYILPFFLCFTVSFLMGQNRYFDAMFGVVRTPDIVYGKNIGIITGAPALEDLKVDIYTPAGDTKTDRPLVLIAHTGSFLPPLYNGQVTGSRNDSTVTATAAYLTSRGFVVGAYTYRQGWLPTSPDQNVRTSSLLQAAYRAIQDTRTCIRFFKKTVAEDSNPYGVDPSKICVWGIGSGGYLAMGAGSLNDFSEVTLPQFYNTTTLLPYIDSTLLGNIWGTSQAAISVPNYPTYSSNFQLSVNLGGALGDSTWMDGEAIEPAYVGVHCQNDFFAPYYHGAVIVPTTNQFVIYATGTRKAIELANEKGSNKILENVDPLHDPIQVLINAQKSKIVTLPLTQQTITQGTNNFYGFDIPLVYNGNVTPQGSPWEWWDLNTLTAVVAFVNQARGTNFNADSLHLSGLKTNPDMSAAKGRAYLDTIYSLALPRACAALNLGCTFTNTKEVNKTDVGLRMMPNPASSYVNFTTNTDSPIQSIYIYDLQGRLVKAHTDINSSQFTMPRNQLHGGYYRAQIVLNNKFVSESLILRD, from the coding sequence ATGAAAAAACGTTACATTTTACCTTTCTTTTTGTGTTTTACGGTCTCTTTTTTGATGGGACAAAATCGATATTTTGATGCCATGTTTGGTGTCGTTCGTACTCCAGATATCGTCTATGGAAAAAATATTGGAATTATTACTGGTGCACCTGCATTAGAAGACCTCAAGGTTGATATTTATACTCCTGCAGGAGATACAAAAACAGATCGGCCTTTAGTATTAATTGCTCATACTGGTAGTTTTTTACCCCCATTGTATAATGGACAAGTCACAGGGTCACGCAATGATTCAACAGTTACCGCTACAGCGGCTTATTTAACATCTAGAGGATTTGTTGTAGGGGCATATACCTATAGACAAGGATGGTTGCCAACTTCTCCTGATCAAAATGTTAGGACTAGTTCACTTTTGCAAGCAGCTTATAGGGCCATTCAAGATACAAGAACTTGCATCCGGTTTTTCAAAAAAACGGTAGCTGAGGATAGTAATCCGTATGGTGTGGATCCATCTAAAATTTGTGTTTGGGGAATTGGAAGTGGTGGTTATTTAGCAATGGGTGCCGGTAGCTTAAATGATTTTTCAGAAGTTACGTTGCCACAGTTTTACAATACAACCACTTTACTTCCTTATATTGATAGTACATTATTGGGAAATATTTGGGGTACATCTCAAGCTGCCATTAGTGTACCTAATTATCCAACATATTCTTCCAATTTTCAATTGAGTGTGAACTTAGGCGGAGCACTTGGTGATTCTACTTGGATGGATGGTGAAGCTATTGAACCAGCTTATGTAGGTGTTCATTGCCAAAATGATTTTTTCGCTCCGTATTACCATGGTGCAGTTATTGTTCCTACGACCAATCAGTTTGTTATTTATGCGACTGGTACTCGTAAAGCAATAGAACTTGCCAATGAGAAGGGTAGTAATAAAATTTTAGAAAATGTGGATCCACTTCATGATCCAATTCAAGTATTGATCAATGCTCAAAAAAGTAAAATAGTAACCTTGCCTTTAACCCAACAAACAATTACTCAAGGCACTAACAATTTTTATGGATTTGATATTCCGTTGGTCTATAATGGTAATGTAACACCACAAGGATCTCCATGGGAATGGTGGGATTTGAATACCCTTACTGCGGTCGTTGCATTCGTGAATCAAGCTCGGGGTACTAATTTCAATGCAGATAGTTTACACTTAAGTGGATTAAAAACGAATCCTGATATGTCTGCTGCAAAAGGTAGAGCCTATTTAGATACAATTTATTCATTAGCTTTACCTCGTGCATGTGCGGCATTAAATTTAGGATGCACATTTACAAATACTAAAGAGGTAAATAAAACGGATGTTGGACTTAGAATGATGCCTAATCCAGCTTCTAGTTATGTTAATTTTACAACCAATACTGATTCACCTATCCAGTCCATTTATATCTATGATTTACAAGGACGATTGGTTAAGGCACATACAGATATCAATAGTTCCCAATTTACCATGCCACGTAATCAATTACATGGTGGTTATTACAGAGCTCAAATTGTTTTAAACAACAAATTTGTTTCTGAATCATTAATTCTTAGGGATTAA
- a CDS encoding TonB-dependent receptor — protein sequence MNYNTLCKSIIFILVLINGLEIISAQVNVKGVLKDAKTGDPLIGATVIIKGTNVGTITDYEGAFIFKTTQVLPLDLEFRYSGYGTKIVSYSTPNKSVDYVLEEESIQIEVVEVTGQRISDKQKSSPLTVESMDLIAIKETPSANFYDGLGSLKDVDLTTASLGFTVINTRGFNSTSPVRSLQIIDGVDNQSPGLNFSLGNFLGCSELDVKKVDLIVGASSAFYGPNAFNGVISMETKNPFIHVGQSVSLKVGERRLIDYALRHADVFKNKKNQDFFAYKLNMSFMRADDWQADNHEAVYNSFSPITNPGGYDAVNVYGDEYQTDFDYRNALTTYPGLGVFHRKGYQEKDLVDYNSYNIKACLALHWRLNPRKIYDSPELILSSGFGGGSTVYQGDNRYSLKNIKFYQHRIEVLKKDKYFFRLYGTHENSGDSFDPYFTAIKLQQSASNNFNWVTAYSNYWTLNIVPKIVVKEGYPKIFDYIGRPNDFKLALNSFLTNLHDSLTAWHILAQNQANIGNNRLGTNDFLEPGSDAFKTQFNDITSRIAYSEDGTRFYDRSALIHAQGEYIFSDLYSGDRITDFDITVGASGRNYIPNSKGSILLDTGNTSINTYEWGVYVGPSLGVWQNKMRLNVTARLDKHENFNYLVSPAASIVYQPNKKDYLRVSFSSAIRNPTLTDQYLHYNVGRAILLGNISGYDNLITLNSFVDFLNTGLKDTLEYFNIAPIRPEQVKTIEIGYRTTLFNVLFADLGYYFSRYKDFIGYQIGINAFIPQGSALPTSVQAYRVSSNAQDQVTTQGFSIGLNYFFKTKYVLKGNYSWNVLNTNTSDPIIPAFNTPEHKFNIGISGRDFEFFGIKNLGFNINYKWIDSFVFEGSPQFTGIIPSYNMTDAQVNWFSKKLNTTFKLGASNVLNQKSYQTYGGPKIGRLAYFSLLYELKKSS from the coding sequence ATGAATTACAATACATTGTGTAAGTCTATTATATTTATTTTGGTGTTAATCAATGGGTTGGAAATCATTAGTGCTCAAGTTAATGTTAAAGGGGTGCTAAAAGATGCTAAAACGGGGGATCCATTAATTGGCGCCACAGTAATTATTAAAGGAACCAATGTGGGCACTATAACAGATTATGAAGGTGCATTTATCTTTAAAACAACCCAGGTTTTGCCTTTGGATCTGGAATTTCGATACAGTGGATATGGAACAAAAATAGTGAGTTATTCAACCCCCAATAAATCGGTGGATTATGTATTGGAAGAGGAATCCATACAAATAGAAGTAGTTGAAGTTACTGGCCAACGAATTTCTGATAAACAAAAATCATCCCCTTTAACGGTTGAATCTATGGATCTCATTGCTATCAAAGAAACGCCTTCAGCTAATTTTTATGATGGGCTTGGATCATTAAAAGATGTAGACCTTACAACAGCTAGTTTAGGATTTACAGTAATTAATACCCGCGGGTTTAATAGTACAAGTCCGGTTCGTTCTCTTCAAATTATTGATGGGGTGGATAACCAATCTCCGGGATTAAATTTTTCGTTAGGTAATTTTTTAGGTTGTTCTGAATTAGATGTTAAAAAAGTGGACCTTATAGTTGGTGCCAGTTCAGCTTTTTATGGTCCCAATGCATTTAATGGGGTCATTAGCATGGAGACTAAGAATCCATTCATTCATGTAGGTCAGAGTGTTTCATTAAAAGTTGGTGAACGGAGGTTAATAGATTATGCCTTGAGGCATGCGGATGTTTTTAAAAATAAAAAGAATCAGGACTTTTTTGCATACAAATTGAACATGAGTTTTATGCGAGCCGATGACTGGCAAGCGGATAATCATGAGGCTGTATATAATTCTTTTTCACCAATTACTAATCCGGGAGGATATGATGCAGTTAATGTATATGGAGACGAATACCAAACAGATTTTGATTATAGAAATGCGTTAACGACGTATCCTGGATTGGGTGTGTTCCATAGAAAAGGATATCAGGAGAAAGATTTAGTGGATTATAATTCTTATAACATTAAAGCCTGTTTAGCCTTACATTGGAGATTAAATCCTCGCAAAATATATGATTCTCCTGAACTTATTTTGTCATCTGGTTTTGGTGGTGGGTCTACTGTTTATCAAGGTGATAACAGATATAGTTTAAAGAATATTAAATTTTACCAACATCGAATAGAAGTCCTTAAAAAGGATAAATACTTTTTTAGACTTTATGGGACCCATGAAAATTCGGGAGATTCATTCGATCCATATTTTACAGCAATTAAACTGCAACAAAGTGCAAGTAATAATTTTAATTGGGTTACTGCTTATAGTAATTATTGGACACTAAATATAGTACCTAAAATTGTTGTTAAAGAAGGTTATCCCAAAATTTTTGATTATATAGGGAGGCCCAATGATTTTAAGCTTGCATTAAATTCATTTCTTACCAATTTACATGATTCTTTGACAGCCTGGCATATTTTAGCTCAAAATCAGGCAAATATTGGAAATAATAGATTAGGTACTAATGATTTCTTAGAACCAGGTAGTGATGCTTTCAAAACTCAATTTAATGACATTACATCTAGAATAGCATATTCAGAAGATGGTACCCGATTTTATGATAGATCTGCATTAATTCATGCACAAGGTGAATATATTTTTAGCGATCTCTATTCTGGTGATAGAATAACAGACTTTGATATAACAGTTGGTGCAAGTGGAAGAAATTATATTCCAAATTCCAAAGGATCCATTCTGTTAGACACTGGGAATACCAGTATTAATACTTATGAATGGGGTGTTTATGTTGGGCCTAGTTTAGGCGTATGGCAAAACAAAATGCGCTTAAATGTTACTGCCCGTTTAGATAAACATGAGAATTTTAATTATTTAGTTTCACCTGCTGCTTCTATAGTATATCAGCCCAATAAAAAGGATTATTTAAGGGTTTCTTTTTCATCTGCAATTCGTAACCCAACTTTAACAGATCAATATTTGCATTACAATGTCGGACGAGCCATTTTACTTGGTAATATTAGCGGTTATGATAATTTAATTACTTTGAATTCTTTCGTCGATTTTCTAAACACAGGATTAAAAGATACTTTAGAATATTTTAATATAGCACCTATCCGCCCGGAACAAGTAAAAACCATTGAGATAGGTTACAGGACTACTTTGTTTAATGTATTATTTGCAGATCTGGGTTATTATTTTAGTCGCTACAAAGATTTTATAGGATATCAGATTGGTATCAACGCGTTTATACCTCAGGGTTCAGCATTACCTACTTCCGTTCAGGCTTATCGTGTTAGTTCAAATGCACAGGATCAGGTAACAACTCAGGGATTTTCGATCGGGTTGAATTATTTTTTCAAAACGAAATATGTACTCAAAGGAAATTATTCCTGGAATGTTTTAAATACAAATACCAGTGATCCTATTATTCCTGCTTTCAACACGCCTGAGCATAAATTCAATATTGGAATTAGTGGTCGGGATTTTGAATTTTTTGGAATAAAAAATTTGGGATTTAACATTAATTATAAATGGATTGATTCATTTGTGTTTGAAGGTTCTCCTCAGTTTACAGGAATTATTCCCAGTTACAATATGACCGACGCACAAGTCAATTGGTTTAGTAAAAAATTAAATACTACATTCAAACTTGGTGCATCCAATGTACTCAATCAAAAATCATATCAAACTTATGGTGGACCAAAAATTGGTCGCTTGGCTTATTTTAGTTTGTTGTATGAACTCAAAAAAAGTAGTTAA
- a CDS encoding glycosyltransferase has protein sequence MISILIPIYNYEVIDLAKDLLVSCHKANVSFEIIFVDDGSNVQYLIQNDPLNHMEGVQYIVLPKNIGRSAIRNFLARASKFDFLLFLDCDGKLLDEDFILNYLPYLLKDTVVSGGRIYPQLKVADCELHWTYGTYKESKSALDRNKVPYVNFHSNNFLVPRNIMLQLPFDESIVTYGFEDTLWANQLSKHNIKMLHIDNPIIHQGLEKNSVFLSKTKWAIENLVELNVKGIVLDTGIEKLYGILKKWGCHQFVGSILNNMQIQISKQLCSSHPRLFLFQLYKLGLYIHLRNSRR, from the coding sequence ATGATTTCGATACTAATTCCCATCTATAATTATGAAGTAATAGATTTAGCAAAGGATCTATTGGTGTCATGTCATAAAGCCAATGTTAGCTTTGAAATTATTTTTGTAGATGATGGTTCTAATGTTCAATATTTAATACAAAATGATCCATTGAATCACATGGAAGGTGTTCAATATATCGTACTGCCAAAAAATATTGGTCGATCAGCAATTCGCAACTTCTTAGCGAGAGCATCAAAATTCGATTTTCTTCTTTTTTTAGATTGTGATGGCAAGTTATTAGATGAGGATTTTATATTGAATTATTTGCCTTATTTGTTAAAGGATACGGTAGTGTCTGGAGGAAGAATTTATCCTCAATTGAAAGTCGCTGATTGTGAATTACACTGGACCTATGGAACGTATAAAGAATCAAAATCTGCATTAGATAGAAATAAAGTTCCTTATGTGAATTTTCATTCCAATAATTTTTTGGTTCCAAGAAATATAATGCTGCAATTACCATTTGATGAATCTATTGTCACATATGGATTTGAAGATACATTATGGGCAAATCAATTGTCGAAGCATAACATAAAAATGTTACATATAGATAATCCAATTATACATCAAGGACTTGAAAAGAATTCAGTATTTTTATCGAAAACAAAATGGGCTATTGAGAATCTGGTTGAATTAAATGTCAAAGGAATTGTATTAGATACCGGAATTGAAAAACTATATGGGATTCTGAAAAAATGGGGATGCCATCAATTTGTTGGTTCTATTTTGAATAATATGCAAATTCAAATATCAAAACAATTGTGCTCGAGTCATCCACGATTATTTTTATTTCAATTGTATAAATTAGGACTTTACATTCATTTAAGAAACAGTCGAAGATAA
- a CDS encoding CofH family radical SAM protein: MTAITHLSEIINQEKDPILVQIAEKVNQQKRISNAEGLYLFQHASLSYLGILANYIKEQKHGKKVYFNRNFHIEPTNICIYSCSFCSYSRLIKNKADGWEYTHDEIMNIIKSYDDKPVTEVHIVGGVMPQYDLNFYISLFKAIKQHRPELHLKALTPVEFHYIFKKAKVSYEEGMKLILESGVDSLPGGGAEIFDKDIRDQIAGGKCSTEEWLSIHEIWHSLEKRSNATMLYGHIETFEHRIQHLDLLRQLQDKTQGFQTFIPLKFRNKDNEMSHLAEVSVIEDLRNYAISRIYLDNFDHIKAYWPMLGRNQAQLALNFGVDDMDGTIDDTTKIYSMAGSEEQSPSLNTLQIVNLIREVNKTPIERDSLYNTLNDYTNYTEENEIKYSYYQLPMA, translated from the coding sequence ATGACTGCAATTACTCACTTGTCGGAAATCATAAATCAAGAAAAAGATCCCATACTGGTTCAAATTGCTGAAAAAGTGAATCAACAAAAACGAATTTCAAATGCAGAAGGTCTCTATTTGTTCCAACATGCTTCATTATCCTATCTCGGTATTTTAGCCAACTATATTAAAGAGCAAAAACACGGTAAAAAGGTCTATTTTAATCGTAATTTTCACATTGAGCCAACTAATATCTGCATATATAGTTGTAGCTTTTGTTCCTATTCCAGACTTATTAAAAATAAGGCTGATGGTTGGGAATATACCCATGATGAAATCATGAATATCATAAAATCATATGATGATAAGCCAGTTACTGAAGTGCATATAGTAGGAGGAGTGATGCCTCAATATGACTTAAACTTTTACATTTCACTTTTCAAAGCTATAAAACAGCATAGACCAGAGCTTCATTTGAAGGCCTTAACCCCGGTAGAGTTTCATTATATTTTTAAAAAAGCTAAAGTCAGCTATGAAGAAGGAATGAAGCTGATATTAGAATCCGGAGTTGATTCTCTACCAGGTGGTGGCGCTGAAATATTTGACAAAGACATCAGAGATCAAATAGCAGGTGGAAAATGCAGTACGGAGGAATGGTTAAGCATTCATGAAATTTGGCATTCTTTAGAAAAACGTTCCAATGCGACTATGTTATATGGCCACATAGAGACCTTTGAGCACCGGATCCAACATTTGGATTTATTGCGTCAATTACAAGATAAAACTCAAGGATTTCAAACCTTTATTCCTTTGAAATTTAGAAATAAGGACAATGAAATGTCCCATTTAGCAGAAGTTAGTGTCATTGAAGATTTAAGAAACTACGCTATTTCCCGAATATATTTAGATAATTTTGATCATATCAAAGCTTATTGGCCCATGTTAGGTCGAAATCAAGCACAGTTGGCGCTCAATTTCGGGGTAGATGATATGGATGGCACCATAGACGATACCACAAAAATCTATTCAATGGCGGGGTCAGAAGAGCAATCACCCAGTTTAAATACGCTTCAAATAGTTAATCTCATTCGTGAGGTTAATAAAACTCCTATAGAGCGCGATTCTTTATATAATACTTTGAACGATTATACCAACTACACAGAAGAAAACGAAATCAAATATTCTTATTATCAATTACCAATGGCCTAA
- a CDS encoding histidine phosphatase family protein encodes MTKFKELFILRHGETNQNLNGIVQGSGIDSDLNHSGFAQGAAFFEKYKHHEFDLIIASQLKRSYQTIRKFESEEKKIIFDHRINEICWGEHEGKQSEPELLEKYYRIINSWKSEDYHAKAVEGESAAELMSRLLLFKSDLEQRTFNKALVCTHGRTLRAFICLLKNWPLAKMEDVLHNNTGLYHCVYRDQQWHIHQENDLSHLAL; translated from the coding sequence ATGACGAAATTTAAGGAACTCTTTATCCTTCGCCATGGAGAAACCAATCAGAATCTCAATGGCATCGTGCAAGGTAGTGGAATTGACTCCGATTTAAATCATTCAGGTTTCGCTCAGGGTGCTGCTTTTTTTGAAAAATATAAACACCATGAATTTGATTTAATCATTGCATCGCAATTAAAAAGATCTTATCAAACCATTAGAAAATTTGAATCAGAGGAAAAAAAAATAATTTTTGATCATCGTATCAATGAAATATGTTGGGGAGAACATGAAGGCAAACAAAGCGAACCTGAACTATTAGAAAAATATTATCGAATTATCAATTCCTGGAAATCCGAAGATTATCACGCTAAAGCTGTAGAAGGTGAAAGCGCGGCAGAATTAATGAGTCGCCTTTTATTGTTCAAATCAGACCTTGAACAAAGAACATTTAATAAAGCTTTAGTATGCACACACGGCAGAACTTTAAGAGCTTTTATATGTCTGTTGAAAAACTGGCCCTTAGCTAAGATGGAGGATGTTTTACACAATAATACAGGATTATATCATTGCGTATACAGAGATCAACAATGGCATATTCATCAGGAAAACGATTTATCACATCTAGCATTATAA
- a CDS encoding menaquinone biosynthesis protein, whose product MVKIIAVEYLNTLPFIHGLRESALWNQIQLITGTPQECAQALMNETVDIALLPIGAISQFKNLSLISDYCIGCDGPVRTVAIYSNKEFREIKSIKEDASSRTSNLLLSTLNRIFWKEQAIEIIPASESSIEADAYLIIGDQSFVAETQFKHQYDLGEIWKNLTGRPFTFAVWASRYKINSELEERINHIFKLSIEHIESFIKTLDLKQFPPKLDAYFSEHISYHFDQAKKDSLHYFCELNQVDLSSIIGKSEL is encoded by the coding sequence ATGGTGAAGATTATTGCAGTAGAATATCTAAATACCTTACCGTTTATTCATGGATTAAGGGAAAGCGCTCTTTGGAATCAGATTCAATTAATTACCGGAACTCCACAGGAATGCGCACAAGCTTTAATGAATGAAACGGTTGATATTGCACTCCTTCCCATTGGTGCTATTAGTCAATTCAAGAATCTGTCTTTAATTTCAGATTACTGCATCGGTTGTGATGGACCTGTACGTACTGTGGCTATATATTCTAATAAGGAATTCCGTGAAATAAAATCCATAAAAGAAGATGCATCATCACGAACTTCTAACTTACTGTTATCAACACTTAATCGTATTTTTTGGAAAGAGCAAGCAATAGAAATCATTCCTGCATCAGAATCTTCTATTGAGGCAGATGCCTATTTGATTATTGGCGATCAATCTTTTGTTGCAGAGACTCAATTTAAGCATCAATATGATTTAGGAGAGATTTGGAAAAACTTAACAGGACGTCCATTTACATTTGCTGTGTGGGCCAGTAGATATAAAATAAACAGTGAATTAGAAGAGCGAATCAATCATATCTTCAAATTAAGTATTGAACACATTGAATCATTTATTAAAACTTTGGATTTAAAACAATTTCCACCCAAGTTGGATGCTTATTTTTCAGAACATATATCCTACCATTTTGATCAGGCAAAAAAAGATTCGTTACATTATTTTTGTGAGTTGAATCAAGTGGATCTTTCTTCCATTATAGGGAAGAGTGAGTTGTAA